The Pandoraea apista genomic interval AGCGGTGCCACGAGCGCCCCGCCCCGTGCGGCGGCCGCTTGAGCCTGCGACGTCTCTCAGCACACGACACGGCCGCCGGATGACACGATCATGACCGAAGACAAAGACCAACCTCTCATTCATCTGCTCGACAACAATCGCGCCTGGGTTGCCAGCGTAAACGCGGAAGATCCCGCGTTTTTCGAGCGGCTGTCGAAGCTGCAAACGCCGGAATACCTCTGGATCGGCTGCTCCGATTCACGTGTGCCTGCCAACCAGATTACCGGTCTCGCGCCGGGCGAGGTGTTCGTCCACCGCAATATCGCGAACGTGGTCGTGCACAGCGACCTGAACTGCCTGTCGGTATTGCAGTTCGCGGTCGAAGTGCTGAAGGTTCGCCACATCATGGTGGTGGGCCATTACGGCTGCGGCGGTGTGGGTGCGGCGCTCGACGGCGCGAAGATGGGCCTGGTGGACAACTGGCTGCGCCACGTGCGCGATGTCTACGAGCGCCATGTCGACCAGATCGACGCGCTGCCCTCGCGTGATGCGCGTCACGACCGGCTGTGTGAGCTGAACGCCATTGAACAGGTCGTGAATATCTGCCACACGACGGTATTGCGCGACGCCTGGGCCCGCAACCAACCCGTCACGGTGCACGGCTGGGTGTATGGCCTGCGCGACGGACTGGTGCGCGACCTGCGCATGTCGGTCAATAGCCTCGAAACATTGCCGCGTATCTACGACCGTTGTGTCGCCGCAATGGCCGAATTGCGTCATCCACGCGCTTAGGCGATCAGCGCGATCCGGCCTGGCCGGAAGCGCCGGGTCACGGGTGGGCGCGTGGACGATGGAAGGACTGAAGCATTGGATATTCGGGGGCTGACGCACCCGCTCGCGAGAGCGAATCGCCAGCCTCGCCACCGATTACAGGAGACTGCCATGCAACAAGACCCGATCGTTATCGTTTCCGCCGCCCGCACGCCCATGGGCGGCCTGCAAGGGGTGTTCGGCGAAGTCGCCGCACCGCAACTGGGCGCGGCCGCCATTCGCGCCGCCGTCGAGCGCGCCGGCCTCAAGCCAGAACAGGTCGACGAAGTGGTGATGGGCTGCGTGCTGCCTGCCGGGCAGGGTCAGGCCCCGGCGCGTCAGGCCACGCTCGGCGCCGGGCTGCCGCTCGCCGCCGGCGCCACCACCGTCAACAAGATGTGCGGCTCCGGCATGCGCGCCGCGATGTTCGCGCACGACATGCTCGTCGCCGGCAGTGCCGATGTGATCGTCGCCGGTGGCATGGAAAGCATGAGCAACGCCCCCTATCTGCTGCCCAAGGCGCGCGCCGGCATGCGCATGGGGCACGGTCAGGTCATCGACCATATGTTCTTCGATGGCCTGGAAGACGCCTACGACAAGGGCCGCCTGATGGGCACCTTCGCCGAGGAATGCGCCGACCGTTACGCCTTCACCCGCGAAGCACAGGACAACTTCGCCATTGCCTCGCTCGAACGCGCTCAGAACGCCACGAAAGACGGCTCGTTTGCGTGGGAAATCACACCGGTGACGGTGCCGGGCCGCAAGGGCGACACCGTTGTCGATCAGGATGAACAGCCGTTCAAAGCCAATCCCGAGAAAATCCCGACGCTCAAGGCGGCCTTCCGCAAGGACGGCACGGTGACTGCCGCCAACTCGTCGTCGATTTCGGACGGTGCCGCCGCGCTTGTGCTCATGCGCGAATCCACGGCCAAACGCCTCGGCCTCGCGCCACTCGCACGCATTGCCGGCCACAGCACCTTCGCCCAGCAACCGGGCCTGTTCACGACTGCCCCGGTCGGCGCCATGCGCAAGCTTTTCGAGAAGACCGGCTGGTCGACGAAGGACGTCGATCTCTACGAAATCAACGAAGCCTTCGCGGTCGTCACGATGGCCGCAATGCATGAGTTCGGTCTGCCGCACGACAAGGTCAATATTCACGGCGGCGCCTGCGCGCTCGGTCACCCGATCGGCGCATCCGGCGCGCGAATTCTGGTCACGCTGATCGGCGCACTGCGCAAGACCGGCGGCAAACGTGGCGTGGCCAGTCTGTGTATCGGCGGTGGCGAAGCCACGGCCATGGCCATCGAACTCGTCTGATTCTCCGTACCTCTGACTTCGGCACTGGCCGACAGGACAAACCGTCATGAAGACTGCGCTCATCATCGGTGCTTCGCGCGGCATCGGCATGGAGTTCGTACGGCAATATCGCGACGACGGCTGGCGCGTGTTCGCCACCGCGCGCGATGACCATGGACTGTCGGCCCTGCGCGAACTCGGCGCAGAACCGCTCAAGCTCGACGTCACGCGTGTCGAGTCGCTCTCCGGCCTGTCGTGGCAGCTCGACGGCGTGGAACTGGACGTTGCGGTCTACAACGCGGGCGTGAATTCGGATCGCACGTCCGGTCTGGCCCCGGTCACGAAGGAAGCATTCGACCGCGTGTTTCACACGAATGTGCTCGGCGCCATGCAAACCGCGCCGCTCGTGTTGCCGTTCGTTGAAGCCGCCGGCGGCACGTTCGGTTTTCTCTCGAGCCGCATGGGCAGCGTTGCACTGATGGACTCGAACGGAAGCTGGCTCTACCGTGCGAGCAAAGCGGCGGTGAATTCGGTCGTCAAGGCCGTATCGCTCGAAGCACAACGCGCCACGTGCGTCGCCATGCACCCGGGCTGGGTGCGCACGGACATGGGCGGCGAGAACGCCGACATCGACGTGCACACGAGCGTCGCCGGCATGCGCCGCGTGTTCGCCCGGGCACCGGGCGAGCGCGCCACGCACAACGGCGGCTTCTTCAATTACGACGGCAACGCGCTCACATGGTGACCATGCGCGCGGGCCGCAGCAATGCATCGGCAGGCGTGACCCAGGGGGACCGAACCCTAAGGATTGGACTGGCAGCGGTAAGCCGGCCACTCGGACACGAAGCACCGGAAGACACAACGTCGCGACCGGGCGACCATCGCCCGGCGTCAAACGGAATAACCAAATAACAAGCTGTTGCCACACCGCCGTATCTTTTGATTCGCGGGCCAGACTCGTCACTCGGAAACGGAGCCAACATGACGGCCGCCATCGACTTTTATTTCGACTTCGCATCCCCCTATGGGTATTTTGCGAGCACCCGCATCGACGACATCGCCGCGAAAAACGGGCGCGGCGTTGCGTGGCATCCGATCCTGCTCGACATCGTCTACAAGGTGAACGGCACGGGCGCACCGGTGCAACATC includes:
- the can gene encoding carbonate dehydratase, which produces MTEDKDQPLIHLLDNNRAWVASVNAEDPAFFERLSKLQTPEYLWIGCSDSRVPANQITGLAPGEVFVHRNIANVVVHSDLNCLSVLQFAVEVLKVRHIMVVGHYGCGGVGAALDGAKMGLVDNWLRHVRDVYERHVDQIDALPSRDARHDRLCELNAIEQVVNICHTTVLRDAWARNQPVTVHGWVYGLRDGLVRDLRMSVNSLETLPRIYDRCVAAMAELRHPRA
- a CDS encoding acetyl-CoA C-acetyltransferase — its product is MQQDPIVIVSAARTPMGGLQGVFGEVAAPQLGAAAIRAAVERAGLKPEQVDEVVMGCVLPAGQGQAPARQATLGAGLPLAAGATTVNKMCGSGMRAAMFAHDMLVAGSADVIVAGGMESMSNAPYLLPKARAGMRMGHGQVIDHMFFDGLEDAYDKGRLMGTFAEECADRYAFTREAQDNFAIASLERAQNATKDGSFAWEITPVTVPGRKGDTVVDQDEQPFKANPEKIPTLKAAFRKDGTVTAANSSSISDGAAALVLMRESTAKRLGLAPLARIAGHSTFAQQPGLFTTAPVGAMRKLFEKTGWSTKDVDLYEINEAFAVVTMAAMHEFGLPHDKVNIHGGACALGHPIGASGARILVTLIGALRKTGGKRGVASLCIGGGEATAMAIELV
- a CDS encoding SDR family oxidoreductase; its protein translation is MKTALIIGASRGIGMEFVRQYRDDGWRVFATARDDHGLSALRELGAEPLKLDVTRVESLSGLSWQLDGVELDVAVYNAGVNSDRTSGLAPVTKEAFDRVFHTNVLGAMQTAPLVLPFVEAAGGTFGFLSSRMGSVALMDSNGSWLYRASKAAVNSVVKAVSLEAQRATCVAMHPGWVRTDMGGENADIDVHTSVAGMRRVFARAPGERATHNGGFFNYDGNALTW